The Phycisphaerae bacterium genomic sequence TGGCCCCTTGGACAGTTGTCGGGTGAAGATGATCCGGCCACGCAGGTTTGAACGCATGGGCCAACCCGCGGCCCCCCCCGGCAAGCTCGGGCGCCCGCCGTGCTGGTCGCGAGGCCTACTACGCACCACCGGGCATGCCCTACTGCCCGGCGATCCACCGCTCCAGCGCCAGGCGCGCCTCGGAATCGCGGAACTGCTGCGGCGGGTGCTTCATCGTGAACGCCGAAATCTCCAGCAGCGGGCCACCGACGCCGCGGTCCAGGGCCAGCTTCGCGCAGCGGATGCAGTCAATCGCCATGCCCGCGCTGTTGGGCGAGTCCTCGACGCTCAGGCGCAGCTCGATATTCGCCGGCACGTCGCCGAAGCCGCGATACTCCAGCCGCATGAAACAGACCTTGTTGTCCCGCTGCCAGGGCACGAAGTCGGACGGCCCGATGTGGATGTTGGCGTCGGCCAGTGGCACGTCCAGTTGCGACTGGACGGACTCGGTCTTCGAGATGCGCTTCGAGCGCAGCCGCGACTGGTCCAGCATGTTCAGAAAATCGGTATTGCCGCCCGTGTTGAGCTGATACGTGCGGTCCAGCCGGACGCCGCGGTCACCCATCAGGCGGGCCAGCATGCGATGGACGATCGTGGCCCCGAACTGGCTCTTGATGTCGTCGCCGATCACCGGCAGGTTGCGCGCCCGGAACTGGGCCGCCCACTCCGGGTGCGAGGCAATGAACACGGGCTCGCAGTTCACCATCGCCACGCCCGCATCCAGGCACGCCTGCGCGTAGTGCCGGACCGCGTCCTCCGAGCCGACCGGCATGTAGCACACCAGCACCTGCGCCCCGGAATCGCGGAGCACCTCGGCCACGTCACACGGGGCCGCGTCGGCCGCCCTAAACGCCATGTCCTCCGGATACTCGCGCATGTGGTCGGCCACCCCGTCCAGCACCGGCCCCATCTGGACCCGCACGCCATACGATGGCAACTCACGCTGAAAGACCTTGGTGCAGTTGGGCGGCGCGAAGATTGCCTCCTCCAGTGGGCGGCCGACCTTCCGCCGGTCGATATCAAACGCGGCCACGACCTGGATATCGTTCAGCCGGTACCCGCCCAGCTCCGGATGCACCAGCCCCGCCGTCTCGGTGAGGTCCCGGGACTTGTAGTACTCGAGCCCTTGCAGGAGCGAACTCGCACAGTTTCCGACTCCGGCTATGGCAAGCCTGATCTGTGCCAAGGCACGCCTCCCTTCCTGAATGACGCTCGCGCGCAGCGGCATGTCTCTCTCACGAACGTACTATAAGGCCGCGCCACGGCCGATCGCCACCATGACGATACATATATGCGCCACGGCGGCGGCTTTGTCCACCGCGGCGCCCGGCGATTCCCGCGCGCCGGCGCGGGGTCCGGAGCCGGGCTGCCCGCGCCATTTCGGCAGGACACGCACGCCGACTGGGCGTTAGCCAAACGCCGCGGCCGGCGCGCTGGCGCCGGTGCGGTGCGCGATGGCAGCGAGCGCCGCCGCCGCCGCATCCACGTCCGCCGGCGTCAGCAGCGGCCCCAGCGAAAGCCGGGTCGTACCGCCGTCCGCGAGCGTACCGATGGTCCGGTGCGCCCACGGAGCACAATGCAGCCCACTGCGGGTCAGTATGCCGAAGTGCTCTTCCAGTGTGGCCGACAGCTCCACCGGGGCCAGCCCCGCCAGTCGCACGCTGAATACGCCCACCCGTTGCTCGACCGCCCGCGGCCCAAACCACCGCAGCCCTGGAATGCCATCCAGCCGCTCTGCCAGCCGGCGACTCAGCGCCAATTCATGCTCCCGCAACGCACTGAGGCCACGCCCTTCAATCCACCGCACGGCCGCCAACAGGCCCGCCAGACCGGGTGCGTTGTGGCTGCCCGCCTCGAACCGATCGGGCAACACGGCGGGCTGCACTGGCAGCTCGCTTTCCGACCCCGTCCCGCCTTCGCGGACAGTGCTCATCTGGTCCGCCACGCCCGCGCGGATCAGCAGCACGCCCGTCCCGAGCGGGCCGAGCAGGCCCTTGTGTCCGGGGCAGGCCAGGAGATCCAGCCCGAGGCGTTCGAAATCGATCGGCACGTGCCCAGCCGACTGGGCGGCATCCACCAGCAGCAGCACCCTCCGCGCCCGACACACGGCCGCGATGTCTTCGAGGGGCTGCAGTACGCCGGTGACGTTGCTGGCGTGATTGACGACGACGAGCCGGGTGTCGTCGTGTAGGGCGCTGGCCAACCGCGCGGGGTCGAGGCGGGTCGTGTCCGGATCGACCGCGACCGCCGTCCAGCGGACCCCAAGCTGTGTTTCGAGCGCGCTCAGCGGCCGCAGGACGGAATTGTGGTCCAGGCAGGTGGTGACCACGTGATCTCCCGGCCGGACGATGCCCCGCAGCGCGAGGTGCAGCGCATCCGTCCCATTGAGCGCGAAGATCACCTGATCGGCGGGTCGGGCGTGAAACAGTGTCCGGAGCGCCGTGCGGCAGTCGTCCAGCATTCGGCGGGACTCGAGCGCCTCGCGATAGGCTCCGCGCCCCGCGCTGGCGTGGACGCGCTCAAGGTAGTCCAGCACCGCCGCGGTCACCTCCGGCGGCTTCGGATAGCTGGTCGCCGCGTTGTCGAAGTACCGTCGCATAGTGCTCCCCTGACATCCGCTTGGGAGCCCATCCTACTACCGTCGGCCGGGTGCGAGTAGCCGCGCCAAGGCGGGCCACGCCGTTTCGTACCGTAGCCCGGCCGATACAACGGATTATAAGGAATCGTCGTGGCCGGCGCCGGCGTGGTGATCCCCCCCGCGCGCAACTATAATCGGGCGCGCTATGGCACAGCAGGTGGCGCGGCATGCCTGAGTTGCGCAGCCCACAATCCGATCCGTCTCACGCGCCGGCAGCACCGTGCGCGGCCTACACCGTGCGACGAATGCAGCCCGCGGAGGCCGAGGCCGTCGCAACTTACCACGCGGAGTGCATTCCGTACGGCGTGCTCCCCGAGTTGGGGCCTCGGGTGCTGGCCCGCGTCTATGCGGCCCTGAACGCAAGTGAGGACGCGTTTATTTTCGTCGGCGTGGACGCGCGCGGGTGCGTCGCCGGCTTCGTGTCCGGCGTGATCGACGTCCGACGGATGTATCGGCGCATCCTGCGCCGTCACTGGCTCGCCTTCGGCGTCGCCAGCCTGCGACACCTCTTCAGCATCCGGATGCTGCGGCGAATCCTGCACACGCTGCGTTATCCCGCCAGAGTCGAGGGCAAATACCCGCAGGCGGAGCTGCTGTCGATCGTCGTCGCGGCCGAAGCGCGCGGCAGCGGCCTCGCGACCGCCCTGCTGGACGCCCTCCGCGCGGAATTCCGCGCCCGCGGCGTCGCGCGCTTCAAGGTGATGGTCGGCGCGCACCTCGAACGCGCGAACGCCTACTACCGCAAGCATGGCTTCGTCCTGGCCGGCGAGATCACCAGCCACGGCCGCCCTTCCAACATCTACGTGGCGGACGTCGACGCGTCATGACCCGCGCAAGCGCAGACAGCCTCGACACACGTGTGCTCAACGCCGTCACGGTCGATGTCGAGGACTGGCCGCAATCCGTGATGGACCCGACGCTTCCACTGACCGATTGCTTCCGGGCCAACACGCGGAAGCTGCTGGCGGCGTTCGCCGCGCGGTCTGTCCGCGGCACGTTCTTCGTCCTGGGGCTGGCAGCCGACAAGGCCCCCGACCTGGTGCGCGAGATCCAGGCCGCCGGGCACGAGATCCAGAGCCACGGCTGGGGGCACGAGCTCGTTCATACCCAGACCCCGGCGCAGTTCCGGCAGTCGGTCGAACGGTCCAAGAAGTTGCTCGAAGACATCACCGGGGCCGCAGTGTATGGCTACCGCGCGCCGGCCTTCACGATCACCCGCCGGACGCTCTGGGCCCTCGACGTGCTCGTCGAGGCGGGCTACCGCTACGATTCATCCATCTTCCCCAAACAGATGCCACGCTACGGCATTGACGGCGCGCCGCGCTACCCGCACCAGCTCCACACGCCGGCGGGACACACGCTCTACGAATTCCCGGTCGCCGTCTACGAATTCGCCGGCCGTCGCGTCCCGGTCGGCGGCGGCGGCTACTTCCGCCTGTTCCCTTACTGGTTCCTGCGGCGCGGCGTCGTGCAGCTCAACGCCCGACGGCAACCGGCCACGATCTACATGCATCCGTACGAGTACGCGCCGCACGAACTGAGCCACTTGGGCTACCCGGTTTCGTGGAAACTCTGGCTGCACCAGCGGCCCGGGCGCCACCGCTTCCCGGGGCGCGTCGATCGGATGCTGCGGGAGTTTCGCTTCGGCGCTCTCGCGGATGTGATTGCCGCCACCCGCGACTGGCCGCAACACACGCACCGGCCGGAACCATAGGTGGCTCACAGCCCCGGTGCGGTCCGCCCCGCCCTCGCCATGGCCATCACGGCGCCGTCGTCGGCTGGCTCGTCGCCTCCTCCGTATCGCCATATTGCTTCTGCAGCCGCGCCAGCTCCGCCTTCAGCTCCTGCACGGTCGACGCGTAGGCCGGCTCGGCATAGACGTTATGCAGCTCGTGCGGGTCCTTCTCCAGATCGTAAAGCTCCCACGCATCCAGGCCGCCCAGGAAGTGAATGAGTTTGTGACGCCGGGTGCGCACGCCGTAATGCGGCAACACCTGGTGCTCGCCGTGGCCATTCTCGTAGTAGCGGTAGTACATCGACGTGCGCCAGTCCGCCGGCCGCTGCCCGCTCAGCAGCGGCTGGAACGAGACGCCCTGCATTTCCGCCGGCGGCTTGACCCCCGCGCAATCCAGAAACGTCGGCGCGAAGTCGATGTTCAGCACGAGGTCCTCGTTCACGCTTCCGGGCTTGATCGCCCGTGGATAGCGCACCAGCAGCGGCATCCGCAGCGCCTCCTCGTACATGAAGCGCTTGTCATACCAGCCATGGTCACCGAGGAAGAAGCCCTGGTCCGACGTGTAGATGACGATCGTATTCTCTGTGAGGTCGTTCTTGTCGAGATAGTCCAACAGCCGCCCGATGTTGTCGTCCACCGACGCCACGCAGCGCAGGTAGTCCTTGATATAGCGCTGATAGTACCAGCTCTTCCGCGCCGCCCTGGTGAGCCCGTCAGGCGGCGCGCCCTTGACGTCCTTCTCCTTCAAATGGCGTTCGATCGTCATCGCCTGCTGCCGGGCCGCGTCGCACCGCGTCGCGTAGTCGTCGTTGAATGTCACCGGCTCGGGAATGTCCACGCCCTCGTAAAGCCGCGCATGCTTCGCGTCCGGCTCCCACGGCCGGTGCGGCGCCTTGTGCTGGCACAGCAGCGCAAACGGCCGCTCCCGCCCGCGCCCCGCCAGCCACTGCACGCACTTGTCCGTCGTGATGTCCGTCGCGTAGCCGCTGTGCTTCTTTCGCCCTTCCGGCGAAATGAAATCCGGATCGTGGTAGATGCCCTGCCCCGGCAGAATGTCCCAGTAATCGAACCCCGTCGGATCGGTCTTCAGGTGCCATTTCCCGATCAGCGCCGTCTCGTACCCGGCCTGCTGCAGCAGTTTCGGAAACGTTGTCTGCCCACCGTCGAACTCCTGCCGATTATCGAGGATGCCATTGCGGTGGCTGTACTTGCCCGTCAGGATTGTCGCCCGGCTGGGCGCGCAAATCCCGTTCGTGCAGAAGCAGTTCGCGAACCGCATCCCCTCGCGCGCGATCCGGTCCATGTGCGGCGTCTGGTTGATGCGGCTGCCATAGCAGCTCAGCGCGTGCGCCGCATGATCATCTGTCATGATGTACAGGATGTTCGGCCGGCGACGCTCGGGCTGGTCCGCCCACGCCCACGCCGGCAGCGCCAGCGCCAGGCCGCCGGCACCCGCCGCCCGTAGCACGTCGCGTCGCGTCAGTTCCGTCTGGCTCATGATTCGACGCCCTCACAACGGCAGACCGTCCGGCTCAACGACGCGCCGTCAACGCCGTCTCCGCGCCCATCTTGCAGCCGCCGACGGTCCGCCGCAAGCTTGGCCGGCGCCGCTATCCGCGACTCCACACCCCGCCCGCACGAACCCGCCCGCGCTGCGTTGCCGCGTGCAGCCGCCGATATTCTTCGGCATACGCGCGCCACACACGCTCCTGGTCAAAATGCTGTACGACCCAATCCCGGCCACCCACCCCCAGCCGGCGCCGCAACTCGCCGTCCATCGCCAGCCGCTCGATGGCCGCCGCCAATCGCTCCGCATCGCCGACGGGGACCTGGATGCCGGTCTCGCCATCCACCAGCGCGTCGCGGCAACCGGTCGCATCCGTCGAGATCGCCGGCAGCCCCAGCGCCGCGGCCTCCAGCAGCACGCCCGGCAACCCCTCGCGATGACTCGGCAGCACTACCATGTCGAACGCGCCGTAGTACGGCACCGGGTCCGCCTGCCACGGGACGTGCCGCACCGCCGGACAGGTCGCCAGGAACTCGACGACTTCGGCCGGCGGCCGATCACGCTCCTCGTAGCCGCCCACCAGCAACAACATGAGCCCGGGGATGCGCGCCTGTAGCACGCGAAACGACGTTGCCAGTTCCACGATACCCTTGTCGCGGGTCATCCGCCCCAGGTAGCCCACCACGACCGCGTCCGCCGGGATGTCATGGCGTGCCCGAATCTCGCGGCCATGCCGCCGGTGCTCCGGCGTGAACCGCCGGCAGTTCACGCCGTTGCAGCTTCCGCGCCCGATGATGTGCATCCGCCCGCGTGCGCACACGCCGTCCCGCTCGGCCGCCGCGCACACCGATGGCGAAACCCCGATGGTGTGATGCGCCAGCCGGCACGGCAGCGCTGTCGAGAACCGCACGATGCGGGCTTCAAGCCCGCTGCGCCCCTCGTACGCCAGCCCGTGCACCAGATTGATCACGCACGGGACGCGCGCCAGCCGCCCGGCCAGCGTGCCGATGAGTGCGGCTTTCGGCGTGCCGACTTCAACCAGGTCAAACCGCGCGCGCCGCAAGAACCGGCACAAGCCCCACAGCGCTCGCAAATCCGCCCCCACCGTGATGGCACGGGTCAGGGGCAACGTGTGCAACTGCACGCCGCGCGCGCGGATCGCCGCATCCAGCTCGGACGGTGCGCACACAACCGTGATGTCAAACCCGTGCGACTGGAAATACTCGAGGCGTCCCGCATACAAAACCTGGATCGAGCTGCCGACCGTCGTCATCACGCACAGGCGCAGCGGCCTGTCCGTCAGGACCGGCGGGTTGGGTGCCTTCGCGGTCATCGCCGGTGTTTCCGCGCCTCCGCCAACAGGCCCAGCCGGTGGGCCACCATCTCGCGGACCACGTCGCGCGCGTCAAACAGCGCTTCGATCCGCCGTCGCCCGTTGCGGCCCATCGTCGCCCGCAGATCCGGATCGGTGATCAGCCGCTCCAGCGGTTCCAGCAGCGCCGTCGTGCTACGCGGCGCAACCAGAAACGCCGTTTCGCCATGCACGGCGGCGTCGCGACAGCCCATGATGTCGGTGCACACAACGGGGAGGCACATCGCCTGCGCTTCGAGCACCGCCTGGGGCAGGCCCTCGCGATAGCTGGGCAGGCAGAAGATGTCGATCGTCGCGAAGCACGGAAGCAGCACGTCCTGCCAACCGAGATTGCGGATCTGCGGGTGGCTGCTCAGCGTCGCCAGCGTTTCCGGCTGCGGCCGGTCTTTCTCTTCGTCGCGCGGCCCGACGACCAGCAGGATGAGGCCCGGGTGGCGCCGGGCCAGCAACACGAAGGCGCCCACCAGCTCATTCACACCCTTGTCGCCAGTCAGCCGCCCGAACAGGCCGATCACGACGGACTCGGCGGGGATGTTCAGTTGCTGCCGCAATGCGGGGCGACAATGTGCCCAGCGGGCCGCGTCAAACTCGCTCAGGTCCACGCCGCACGGGCTG encodes the following:
- a CDS encoding inositol-3-phosphate synthase, yielding MAQIRLAIAGVGNCASSLLQGLEYYKSRDLTETAGLVHPELGGYRLNDIQVVAAFDIDRRKVGRPLEEAIFAPPNCTKVFQRELPSYGVRVQMGPVLDGVADHMREYPEDMAFRAADAAPCDVAEVLRDSGAQVLVCYMPVGSEDAVRHYAQACLDAGVAMVNCEPVFIASHPEWAAQFRARNLPVIGDDIKSQFGATIVHRMLARLMGDRGVRLDRTYQLNTGGNTDFLNMLDQSRLRSKRISKTESVQSQLDVPLADANIHIGPSDFVPWQRDNKVCFMRLEYRGFGDVPANIELRLSVEDSPNSAGMAIDCIRCAKLALDRGVGGPLLEISAFTMKHPPQQFRDSEARLALERWIAGQ
- a CDS encoding aminotransferase class V-fold PLP-dependent enzyme; translation: MRRYFDNAATSYPKPPEVTAAVLDYLERVHASAGRGAYREALESRRMLDDCRTALRTLFHARPADQVIFALNGTDALHLALRGIVRPGDHVVTTCLDHNSVLRPLSALETQLGVRWTAVAVDPDTTRLDPARLASALHDDTRLVVVNHASNVTGVLQPLEDIAAVCRARRVLLLVDAAQSAGHVPIDFERLGLDLLACPGHKGLLGPLGTGVLLIRAGVADQMSTVREGGTGSESELPVQPAVLPDRFEAGSHNAPGLAGLLAAVRWIEGRGLSALREHELALSRRLAERLDGIPGLRWFGPRAVEQRVGVFSVRLAGLAPVELSATLEEHFGILTRSGLHCAPWAHRTIGTLADGGTTRLSLGPLLTPADVDAAAAALAAIAHRTGASAPAAAFG
- a CDS encoding GNAT family N-acetyltransferase; translation: MLARVYAALNASEDAFIFVGVDARGCVAGFVSGVIDVRRMYRRILRRHWLAFGVASLRHLFSIRMLRRILHTLRYPARVEGKYPQAELLSIVVAAEARGSGLATALLDALRAEFRARGVARFKVMVGAHLERANAYYRKHGFVLAGEITSHGRPSNIYVADVDAS
- a CDS encoding DUF3473 domain-containing protein, whose product is MTRASADSLDTRVLNAVTVDVEDWPQSVMDPTLPLTDCFRANTRKLLAAFAARSVRGTFFVLGLAADKAPDLVREIQAAGHEIQSHGWGHELVHTQTPAQFRQSVERSKKLLEDITGAAVYGYRAPAFTITRRTLWALDVLVEAGYRYDSSIFPKQMPRYGIDGAPRYPHQLHTPAGHTLYEFPVAVYEFAGRRVPVGGGGYFRLFPYWFLRRGVVQLNARRQPATIYMHPYEYAPHELSHLGYPVSWKLWLHQRPGRHRFPGRVDRMLREFRFGALADVIAATRDWPQHTHRPEP
- a CDS encoding sulfatase — its product is MSQTELTRRDVLRAAGAGGLALALPAWAWADQPERRRPNILYIMTDDHAAHALSCYGSRINQTPHMDRIAREGMRFANCFCTNGICAPSRATILTGKYSHRNGILDNRQEFDGGQTTFPKLLQQAGYETALIGKWHLKTDPTGFDYWDILPGQGIYHDPDFISPEGRKKHSGYATDITTDKCVQWLAGRGRERPFALLCQHKAPHRPWEPDAKHARLYEGVDIPEPVTFNDDYATRCDAARQQAMTIERHLKEKDVKGAPPDGLTRAARKSWYYQRYIKDYLRCVASVDDNIGRLLDYLDKNDLTENTIVIYTSDQGFFLGDHGWYDKRFMYEEALRMPLLVRYPRAIKPGSVNEDLVLNIDFAPTFLDCAGVKPPAEMQGVSFQPLLSGQRPADWRTSMYYRYYENGHGEHQVLPHYGVRTRRHKLIHFLGGLDAWELYDLEKDPHELHNVYAEPAYASTVQELKAELARLQKQYGDTEEATSQPTTAP
- a CDS encoding glycosyltransferase family 4 protein, with translation MTAKAPNPPVLTDRPLRLCVMTTVGSSIQVLYAGRLEYFQSHGFDITVVCAPSELDAAIRARGVQLHTLPLTRAITVGADLRALWGLCRFLRRARFDLVEVGTPKAALIGTLAGRLARVPCVINLVHGLAYEGRSGLEARIVRFSTALPCRLAHHTIGVSPSVCAAAERDGVCARGRMHIIGRGSCNGVNCRRFTPEHRRHGREIRARHDIPADAVVVGYLGRMTRDKGIVELATSFRVLQARIPGLMLLLVGGYEERDRPPAEVVEFLATCPAVRHVPWQADPVPYYGAFDMVVLPSHREGLPGVLLEAAALGLPAISTDATGCRDALVDGETGIQVPVGDAERLAAAIERLAMDGELRRRLGVGGRDWVVQHFDQERVWRAYAEEYRRLHAATQRGRVRAGGVWSRG
- a CDS encoding glycosyltransferase family 4 protein produces the protein MGDTSDRPRMAILATVPLTIRAFYRQPLAALAEAGIDVTVMCAGRAGDVAPLPPGVRFHPMDFTRTTNPLRDLRAVWRLFCVLRRERFDLVQYSTPKAALLGTLAARAARVPVRIYLMWGLYYEGQQGWRRKIWIWFEKLLCFLNTHVVMNSLENLEVVVRSGIVPRAKSAVIRHGSPCGVDLSEFDAARWAHCRPALRQQLNIPAESVVIGLFGRLTGDKGVNELVGAFVLLARRHPGLILLVVGPRDEEKDRPQPETLATLSSHPQIRNLGWQDVLLPCFATIDIFCLPSYREGLPQAVLEAQAMCLPVVCTDIMGCRDAAVHGETAFLVAPRSTTALLEPLERLITDPDLRATMGRNGRRRIEALFDARDVVREMVAHRLGLLAEARKHRR